Below is a window of Campylobacter canadensis DNA.
CACTACTTTTACTGCATTTGCATCTTTATAATCATTAATTTTACTAAAACAAGATGCCATAAAAAATTCATCTTTATATTTATTTGCAAAGTCTTTAAATAAAAGTAGATTTTGCTTTTCAAAAAGCGGCTCATCAGCTTGTAAATTAATGATTATCTCATCATCATTTAAGCCTAAAATATCTGCTGCTTCTTTTATTCTTTCTGTGCCGCTATTATGCTCTTTTATACTTTTTACACATTTAATATTGTGTTCTTTTGCTAGATTTATTACTTCATCGCTATCAGTTACAATTATTGTTTCATCTACTTTTTTTGCCTGTAAGGCTGTATAAATACACATTGCAATACCATTTATTGGTGCTAGAATTTTATTAGGAAAGCGAGTTGATTTTAATCTTGCTGGTATGATTATCATTTTTATCCTTTTATCCAATTTAAAATTTGTTCTTTTATTTCATTTACCTTAATCTCTTTTGCGTAATTTACATTTGAATTTAAAGCTTCTAAAAGATTA
It encodes the following:
- the kdsB gene encoding 3-deoxy-manno-octulosonate cytidylyltransferase; this encodes MIIIPARLKSTRFPNKILAPINGIAMCIYTALQAKKVDETIIVTDSDEVINLAKEHNIKCVKSIKEHNSGTERIKEAADILGLNDDEIIINLQADEPLFEKQNLLLFKDFANKYKDEFFMASCFSKINDYKDANAVKVVLDKDNYALYFSRANIPFNRDNTSNLIYLHLGIYAYSYKALKEFVSFTSVLENIEKLEQLRALENGKKIKMLEINTKSFGIDTKEDYERLMKLL